From the genome of Nodosilinea sp. FACHB-141, one region includes:
- the alaS gene encoding alanine--tRNA ligase gives MAKSPTSSTTMTGAEIRQTFLEFYAARGHAIKPSASLVPEDPTVLLTIAGMLPFKPIFLGQRPADVDRATTSQKCIRTNDIENVGRTARHHTFFEMLGNFSFGDYFKEQAIAWAWELSTKVFNLPAERLVVSVFREDDDAFAIWRDQIGIPAHRIQRMDEADNFWTSGPTGPCGPCSEIYYDFHPELGDDHIDLEDDSRFIEFYNLVFMQYNRDAEGNLTPLQNQNIDTGLGLERMAQILQQVPNNYETDLILPIIKTAAELAGLDYSKSDEKTKVSLKVIGDHVRAVVHMIADGITASNVGRGYILRRLIRRVVRHGRLIGIEGAFISKVAESAIQLAEEPFPNTRQRETVIKAELDREEARFLETLERGEKLLTDLLNRESQSETKQIAGTDAFVLYDTYGFPLELTQEIAEEQGLSVDVAGFETAMEEQRQRSKDAHETIDLTVQGSLDSLAEHIHSTEFLGYKDTTSASKVEALLVGGKSVEQIEAGQEAQVVLNQTPFYAESGGQVGDRGYLSGDDLLIRVHDVKKDGDFFVHFGRVERGSLSVGDQVTAQIDRACRRRAQANHTATHLLQAALKKLVDPDISQAGSLVAFDRLRFDFNCPRALTADEVQQVEEQVNSWIAEGHQGEITVMALEEAKAKGAIAMFGEKYSAEVRVIDFPGVSMELCGGTHVSNTAEIGLFKIISEAGVASGTRRIEAVAGPAVLEYLNVRDAVVRDLSDRFKAKPEELSDRVTTLQTDLKTAQKELEALKSELAVLKSDQLLDSAEAVGSLKVIVAELEGVSAEALKTAAERLLQKLGAGAVVLGSVPEPEKVSLVAAFSSEVIEQKLQAGKFIGGIAKLTGGGGGGRPNLAQAGGRDASKLPEALASAKAQLLETLV, from the coding sequence GAGCGCATCCCTGGTGCCCGAAGACCCCACGGTGCTGCTCACCATTGCCGGCATGCTGCCCTTCAAGCCGATCTTCCTCGGTCAGCGCCCGGCGGATGTCGATCGCGCCACCACCTCACAAAAGTGCATTCGCACCAACGACATTGAGAACGTGGGCCGCACGGCGCGCCATCACACCTTCTTTGAGATGCTGGGCAACTTTAGCTTTGGCGACTACTTCAAGGAGCAGGCGATCGCCTGGGCGTGGGAGCTTTCTACCAAAGTGTTCAACCTTCCCGCCGAGCGTCTGGTGGTAAGCGTCTTTCGCGAAGACGACGACGCCTTTGCCATCTGGCGCGACCAGATCGGCATTCCTGCCCACCGCATTCAGCGAATGGATGAGGCTGACAACTTCTGGACCTCTGGCCCCACCGGCCCCTGCGGCCCCTGCTCGGAGATCTACTACGACTTCCACCCCGAGCTGGGCGACGATCACATCGACCTGGAAGACGACTCGCGGTTCATCGAGTTCTACAACCTGGTGTTTATGCAGTACAACCGGGATGCCGAGGGCAACCTGACTCCGCTGCAAAACCAGAACATTGACACCGGCCTGGGCCTAGAGCGCATGGCCCAAATTTTGCAGCAGGTGCCCAACAATTACGAGACCGACCTGATTTTGCCCATCATCAAGACAGCGGCAGAATTAGCGGGGCTTGATTACAGCAAATCTGACGAGAAAACCAAGGTTTCGCTGAAGGTGATTGGTGACCACGTGCGAGCTGTCGTCCACATGATTGCCGATGGCATTACCGCCTCTAACGTAGGGCGGGGCTACATTCTGCGGCGGCTGATTCGTCGGGTGGTGCGCCACGGGCGGCTGATTGGCATTGAGGGGGCGTTTATTAGCAAGGTAGCTGAGAGTGCCATTCAGCTAGCGGAGGAACCCTTCCCTAATACTCGGCAGCGCGAGACGGTGATCAAAGCCGAACTCGATCGCGAAGAAGCCCGCTTTCTGGAAACCCTAGAGCGGGGCGAAAAGCTGCTGACCGACCTGCTCAACCGAGAAAGTCAGTCTGAAACCAAGCAAATTGCTGGTACCGATGCCTTCGTGCTCTACGACACCTACGGCTTCCCCCTAGAGCTGACCCAGGAAATCGCTGAGGAACAGGGGCTATCGGTGGATGTGGCCGGGTTTGAAACGGCGATGGAAGAACAGCGCCAGCGCTCGAAGGACGCCCACGAAACCATCGACCTGACGGTGCAGGGTAGCCTCGATTCCTTAGCCGAGCACATTCACTCCACTGAGTTTTTGGGCTACAAAGACACCACCAGCGCCAGCAAAGTTGAAGCGCTGTTAGTCGGCGGAAAGTCGGTGGAGCAGATTGAGGCGGGGCAGGAAGCCCAAGTGGTGCTCAACCAGACCCCGTTCTACGCCGAGTCGGGCGGTCAGGTGGGCGATCGCGGCTACCTGTCGGGCGATGATCTGCTGATCCGCGTCCACGATGTTAAAAAAGACGGCGATTTCTTCGTCCACTTCGGCCGGGTCGAGCGGGGTTCGCTAAGCGTTGGCGATCAGGTCACCGCGCAAATCGATCGCGCCTGCCGTCGCCGCGCCCAAGCCAACCACACCGCCACCCACCTGCTGCAAGCGGCGCTGAAAAAGCTGGTAGACCCCGATATTTCCCAGGCCGGTTCTCTGGTCGCCTTCGATCGCCTGCGGTTTGACTTCAACTGCCCCCGTGCGCTGACGGCTGACGAGGTGCAGCAGGTCGAAGAACAGGTGAACAGCTGGATCGCCGAGGGGCACCAGGGGGAGATCACTGTGATGGCGCTGGAAGAAGCGAAGGCTAAGGGCGCGATCGCCATGTTTGGCGAAAAGTACAGCGCCGAGGTGCGCGTCATCGACTTCCCCGGCGTGTCGATGGAGCTGTGCGGCGGCACCCACGTCAGCAACACCGCTGAAATTGGTCTGTTCAAAATCATCTCCGAGGCCGGGGTGGCCTCAGGCACCCGCCGCATTGAGGCCGTCGCTGGCCCCGCTGTGCTGGAGTACCTGAACGTGCGCGACGCCGTGGTGCGGGATCTGAGCGATCGCTTTAAAGCCAAGCCCGAGGAGCTGAGCGATCGCGTCACCACCCTGCAAACCGACCTCAAGACCGCCCAAAAAGAGCTAGAGGCACTGAAGTCTGAACTGGCGGTGCTGAAGTCTGACCAGCTGCTCGATAGTGCCGAAGCCGTGGGCTCTCTCAAAGTCATCGTGGCTGAGCTTGAAGGGGTCAGCGCCGAAGCCCTCAAAACCGCCGCCGAGCGCCTGCTGCAAAAGCTGGGAGCTGGGGCTGTGGTGCTGGGCTCCGTGCCCGAACCCGAGAAAGTTAGCCTGGTTGCCGCTTTCAGCTCAGAAGTGATTGAGCAAAAGCTCCAAGCGGGCAAGTTCATCGGCGGCATCGCCAAGCTCACTGGCGGCGGCGGTGGCGGGCGGCCCAATCTGGCCCAAGCGGGCGGGCGCGATGCCAGCAAGCTGCCGGAGGCGTTGGCAAGTGCTAAGGCACAGCTGCTAGAGACGTTGGTCTAA
- the ppk2 gene encoding polyphosphate kinase 2 has translation MGDRKASADLGTTEDSNSSKKTKKAKKKAKQQRKKDRAKGLEPPVFHFISESEGSSKLTSKFYEKELAHLQVELVKMQYWVKHTGTRIVILFEGRDAAGKGGTIKRLTEPLNPRGCRVVALGTPSDREKTEWYFQRYVAHLPAAGEIVCFDRSWYNRAGVEHVMGFCTAAQYDEFLHTCPEFERMLVRSGIILLKYWFSVSDDEQERRFQSRITDPARRWKLSPMDLESRDRWVEYSQAKDAMFAHTNIPEAPWFTVEADDKKRARLNCISHILSKIDYVDMTPEPLELTPRRSAPDDYERPPINEQFFVPQRY, from the coding sequence ATGGGCGATCGCAAAGCCTCAGCCGACCTCGGAACCACCGAGGACTCTAACTCCTCCAAAAAGACGAAAAAAGCCAAAAAGAAGGCCAAGCAGCAGCGCAAAAAAGATCGTGCCAAAGGCTTGGAGCCACCTGTCTTTCACTTCATCTCTGAGTCGGAAGGCAGCTCGAAGCTAACCAGCAAATTCTATGAGAAAGAGCTGGCTCACCTTCAAGTGGAGCTGGTGAAAATGCAGTACTGGGTCAAGCACACCGGCACCCGCATCGTCATTTTGTTTGAGGGGCGCGATGCGGCGGGCAAGGGTGGCACCATTAAGCGTCTCACCGAGCCGCTCAACCCACGCGGCTGCCGGGTGGTGGCCCTGGGAACACCGAGCGATCGCGAAAAAACCGAGTGGTACTTTCAGCGCTACGTGGCTCACCTGCCCGCCGCCGGCGAAATTGTCTGCTTTGACCGCAGCTGGTACAACCGGGCCGGGGTTGAGCATGTGATGGGCTTCTGCACCGCCGCCCAGTACGACGAGTTTCTGCACACCTGCCCTGAGTTCGAGCGCATGCTAGTGCGATCGGGCATCATTCTGCTGAAGTATTGGTTTTCGGTCAGCGATGACGAGCAAGAGCGGCGATTTCAGTCGCGCATTACTGACCCGGCCCGCCGCTGGAAGCTTAGCCCAATGGATCTGGAGTCGCGCGATCGCTGGGTGGAGTATTCCCAGGCTAAAGACGCCATGTTTGCCCACACCAACATTCCTGAAGCGCCCTGGTTTACGGTCGAAGCCGACGACAAAAAGCGGGCCCGGCTCAACTGCATCAGCCACATTCTCAGCAAGATCGACTACGTCGATATGACCCCTGAGCCCCTGGAGCTAACCCCGCGCCGCAGCGCGCCGGATGACTACGAGCGCCCCCCGATCAACGAGCAGTTTTTTGTGCCCCAGCGCTACTGA
- a CDS encoding tetratricopeptide repeat protein: MLKRSLLPLLTLCGLLGATLPAHSQALTPYVLPLDYDLMTEQGQFLANEAQQLAEFQQFGRALALAQLAAQLAPNDGQVLALLGGLYLQNSEVDKALPLLEEARTLLPENARVLFALGSAYLQQDNPQLASSYLEQGLQIEPNNPSALFDLGNTYFKLGQYPQAIAQFEQSVAAEPDFWPSVNNIGLVLYEQGEAQRAVEYWRSSLELAGNEPEPKLAIAAALHAQENCGVAVLRASSAACQEALRLGTEALEQDSRYADIEFLKTNLWGDRLLTSTSAFFEVPDIKALIAEL; encoded by the coding sequence GTGCTAAAACGCTCTCTCCTGCCCCTGCTCACCCTTTGTGGATTGCTTGGCGCTACCCTGCCGGCCCACTCCCAGGCTTTGACCCCCTATGTGCTGCCCCTCGACTACGACCTGATGACTGAGCAGGGGCAGTTTCTCGCTAACGAGGCCCAGCAGCTGGCAGAGTTTCAGCAGTTTGGGCGAGCGCTCGCCCTGGCACAGCTGGCGGCGCAACTGGCTCCCAACGATGGTCAGGTCTTGGCCCTGCTGGGCGGTCTCTATCTGCAAAACAGCGAGGTCGATAAGGCGCTACCGCTGCTAGAAGAGGCCCGCACTCTACTGCCCGAGAACGCCCGGGTGCTGTTTGCCCTAGGCTCGGCCTACCTGCAGCAAGACAACCCTCAGTTGGCCTCCAGCTATCTAGAGCAGGGTTTGCAGATTGAGCCCAACAACCCCAGCGCTCTGTTTGACCTGGGCAACACTTACTTTAAGCTGGGTCAGTATCCCCAGGCGATCGCCCAGTTTGAGCAGTCGGTGGCGGCAGAACCCGACTTTTGGCCCTCAGTGAACAACATTGGTCTGGTGCTCTACGAGCAGGGCGAGGCGCAACGGGCCGTGGAGTACTGGCGCTCCAGCCTGGAGCTAGCGGGCAATGAGCCCGAGCCCAAGCTGGCGATCGCAGCGGCCCTGCACGCCCAGGAAAACTGCGGGGTAGCAGTCCTTAGAGCTAGCAGCGCCGCCTGCCAAGAGGCGCTACGCCTGGGCACCGAAGCCCTGGAGCAAGACAGCCGCTACGCCGACATCGAATTTTTGAAGACCAACCTCTGGGGCGATCGCTTGCTAACCTCTACCAGCGCGTTCTTTGAGGTGCCTGACATCAAAGCCCTGATTGCCGAACTGTAG
- the queG gene encoding tRNA epoxyqueuosine(34) reductase QueG, whose protein sequence is MSEAAGLPDRQAVIDQALALGFHLVGIVAVGPEPSPAETAAVGHLQTWLNQGHQADMDWMANPRRQDIRQVLPGARSLICLALNYYTPHRHSQNPSHGKISRYAWGRDYHRVLHKRLKALADWLTTAGEGTVQVRYYADTGPVQDKAWAQQAGLGWVAKNGNLITRQYGSWVFLGELVTTLPLAPDQPHTAHCGTCTRCLEACPTGAITQPYVVDANRCIAYHTIENRDEALPEAIAPHLQNWVAGCDICQDVCPWNQRFAQPTTVDEFQPRPENLAPNLDDLANLSEADWDSRFRASALRRIKPAMWRRNAQTAQKWSSDPNADP, encoded by the coding sequence ATGTCTGAAGCGGCTGGCTTGCCCGATCGCCAGGCGGTGATTGACCAGGCTCTAGCCCTGGGGTTTCACCTGGTGGGCATTGTGGCGGTGGGCCCTGAGCCGAGCCCCGCTGAAACCGCCGCCGTGGGTCACCTGCAAACCTGGCTCAACCAGGGCCACCAAGCCGATATGGACTGGATGGCAAACCCCCGACGGCAGGACATTCGTCAGGTACTGCCGGGGGCGCGATCGCTGATTTGCTTAGCCCTCAACTACTACACTCCCCATCGCCATTCCCAAAATCCGAGCCACGGCAAAATCTCGCGCTACGCCTGGGGTCGCGATTATCACCGGGTGCTGCACAAGCGCCTCAAAGCTCTGGCCGACTGGCTGACGACCGCTGGGGAGGGGACGGTTCAGGTGCGCTACTACGCCGACACTGGCCCGGTGCAAGACAAGGCTTGGGCGCAGCAGGCGGGCCTGGGTTGGGTGGCCAAAAACGGTAACCTGATCACCCGCCAGTACGGTTCTTGGGTGTTTTTGGGGGAGCTGGTGACGACCCTACCCCTGGCTCCAGACCAGCCCCACACTGCCCACTGCGGCACCTGCACCCGATGCTTAGAGGCCTGCCCCACCGGAGCGATTACCCAGCCCTATGTGGTTGACGCCAACCGCTGCATTGCTTACCACACCATTGAGAATCGGGACGAAGCGCTGCCGGAGGCGATCGCACCTCACCTGCAAAACTGGGTGGCGGGCTGCGACATTTGCCAAGATGTCTGCCCCTGGAACCAGCGCTTTGCCCAGCCCACCACTGTCGACGAATTTCAGCCTCGGCCCGAGAACCTGGCCCCAAATTTAGATGACTTAGCTAATCTATCAGAAGCGGATTGGGACAGCCGATTTCGGGCTTCGGCCCTGCGGCGCATTAAACCGGCCATGTGGCGACGCAATGCCCAAACCGCTCAGAAGTGGTCGAGTGACCCTAACGCTGACCCGTAA
- a CDS encoding ABC transporter permease translates to MFKLFTKFDYLLRETFLGLRRGGWMNWAAISTITVLLFLFGISLQSTWQLERLLNQFGSQLEVSAYLESGFQASDLQPVVEGFPNVVAVTPVTKEAAWASLVTDLGLSDIAGATDQLKGNPLVDELKVKAKDSESVPAIASQLQSLDGIDEVRYVDEAVTRLAQLNDGLKWTSLFVITILTLTATAVITTTIRLIVLARKREIEVMQLVGATRIWIYLPFILQGATFGLAGATVAWGLLFAIQRFLTELATQQADFIQFVVQGLRLTPQQLILLPAALLGLGTLVGLIGSLLAVRKFSLR, encoded by the coding sequence ATGTTTAAGCTTTTCACCAAGTTCGACTACCTGCTGCGCGAAACCTTTTTGGGGCTGCGACGCGGCGGCTGGATGAACTGGGCGGCCATCAGCACCATCACCGTGCTGCTGTTCTTATTTGGCATTAGCCTGCAATCGACCTGGCAGCTAGAGCGACTGCTGAACCAGTTTGGTAGCCAGCTGGAGGTATCGGCCTATTTAGAAAGCGGCTTTCAGGCCAGCGATCTACAGCCGGTAGTCGAGGGCTTTCCCAACGTAGTGGCGGTGACCCCGGTGACCAAGGAGGCAGCCTGGGCGTCTCTGGTGACCGACCTGGGTCTGTCTGACATTGCCGGGGCCACCGATCAGCTCAAGGGCAACCCCTTAGTCGACGAGCTCAAGGTCAAAGCGAAAGATTCTGAGTCGGTGCCGGCGATCGCCAGTCAGCTCCAAAGCCTCGACGGCATTGACGAGGTGCGCTACGTCGATGAAGCCGTCACCCGCCTGGCCCAGCTCAATGACGGGCTCAAGTGGACGAGCCTGTTTGTCATCACTATTCTCACCCTCACCGCCACCGCCGTCATCACCACCACCATTCGCCTGATTGTGCTGGCCCGCAAGCGCGAGATCGAGGTCATGCAGCTAGTCGGGGCCACCCGCATTTGGATCTACTTGCCCTTTATTTTGCAGGGGGCGACTTTTGGTCTGGCTGGGGCCACCGTAGCTTGGGGGCTGTTGTTTGCCATTCAGCGCTTTTTAACCGAGCTAGCTACCCAGCAAGCCGACTTCATTCAGTTTGTGGTGCAGGGGTTGAGGCTAACGCCCCAACAGCTGATTTTGCTGCCTGCGGCACTGCTGGGACTGGGTACCCTAGTGGGGTTGATTGGCAGCTTGCTGGCAGTTCGCAAGTTTTCGCTGCGCTAG